AGAGTCAAAACAAACCAAAAAAGTCAAAAAGATACAGCTAAAACGAGTAATAAGGGATACAAAGGCTGGGTTGCCTAAAAAATTAATCAACTGCAATTATGCAGCCACCTGAATACTTTTTCTGCTGGCGGCAAGTTTTAATGATAGCGGCGTTTTTAACATAAATACTACGCGCTACCTTACCTTCATTGGATTTAGCCCAATCTAAAAGCTTTTTATCTTCAGATTGTAAGATGGCAGATCCAGAAGCCGCCGGCTGAAAAGTTATACTTCCAGCGATGGTCTTGTATGTAAAAACACCAATTGCAGCCCCTAAAGCCAGTACAAAACCCAATACCCC
This Nostoc sp. KVJ3 DNA region includes the following protein-coding sequences:
- a CDS encoding DUF6753 family protein, with the translated sequence MPHLGVINWRLAQVAGVLGFVLALGAAIGVFTYKTIAGSITFQPAASGSAILQSEDKKLLDWAKSNEGKVARSIYVKNAAIIKTCRQQKKYSGGCIIAVD